In the Euphorbia lathyris chromosome 5, ddEupLath1.1, whole genome shotgun sequence genome, one interval contains:
- the LOC136229792 gene encoding TOM1-like protein 2 produces MDKSKISQWGERLKIGGAQMSRLVSDKMKEILQTPTPESKMVDEATAETLEESNWGLNLRICAMINSEEFNGTEIVRAIKKKLAGKSSVSQTLSLDLLEACTMNCEKVFSEVASEKVLDEMVKMIENPQTDQGNRDRAAQLIRAWGQSVDLEYLPVFRQTYMSLQERNVPQAVEDGNSLPMQHSLESYIHQQPLPPPERYPFPETEFDANSTAFGYESYDIGNQSVEEKNEYLVTTRNSIELLSSILNAESETKAIKEDLTVSLLEKCRQSQPVIQRIIESTTNDEAMLFEALNLNDELQQVVSRYEELEACLKSEEQQPEKPDDTRDNVPVVVQHDKDMIPEDSLKGLSIDESSKNKGDESSSKNKDESSSKNEDESSSNSRDESSSKKRDDES; encoded by the exons ATGGACAAGTCGAAAATATCCCAATGGGGTGAACGTTTGAAGATAGGAGGAGCTCAAATGAGTCGACTAGTAAGTGATAAGATGAAGGAAATACTCCAAACCCCTACGCCTGAATCTAAAATGGTTGACGAGGCCACAGCTGAGACTCTAGAGGAATCAAACTGGGGTTTGAACTTGAGGATATGTGCAATGATCAACAGTGAAGAGTTCAATGGCACTGAAATTGTTAGGGCTATAAAAAAGAAGCTTGCAGGCAAGAGTTCGGTGAGCCAAACACTGAGCCTTGATTTGTTAGAGGCATGTACTATGAATTGTGAGAAGGTGTTCTCAGAAGTAGCATCAGAGAAAGTCTTGGATGAGATGGTAAAGATGATTGAGAATCCACAAACGGATCAGGGAAATAGAGATAGGGCTGCACAGTTGATTAGGGCTTGGGGGCAGTCTGTGGATCTCGAGTATCTACCCGTTTTTCGGCAAACATATATG AGTTTGCAAGAGAGAAATGTGCCTCAGGCAGTGGAAGACGGGAATTCGTTGCCCATGCAGCATTCCTTGGAGTCATACATTCATCAGCAACCACTTCCTCCTCCTGAAAGATATCCTTTTCCTGAAACAGAATTTGATGCAAACAGTACTGCTTTTGGGTATGAGTCATATGACATCGGAAACCAATCTGttgaagaaaaaaatgaatACCTTGTAACAACTAGGAACAGCATTGAACTTCTCTCTAGCATTTTGAATGCTGAATCTGAAACAAAGGCAATTAAG GAGGATCTTACAGTGAGCTTGCTAGAGAAGTGTAGGCAATCACAACCTGTGATACAGAGAATCATAGAAAGCACAACTAATGATGAGGCAATGCTGTTTGAGGCTCTCAATCTCAATGATGAGCTGCAACAGGTAGTCTCCAGATACGAGGAGCTGGAAGCCTGTCTAAAATCCGAAGAGCAGCAACCTGAGAAACCTGATGATACTAGGGATAATGTGCCTGTTGTAGTTCAACATGACAAAGATATGATCCCAGAAGATTCCTTGAAAGGATTGAGCATTGATGAATCTAGTAAGAATAAGGGAGATGAATCCAGCAGCAAGAATAAAGACGAATCCAGCAGCAAGAATGAAGACGAATCCAGCAGCAACAGTAGAGATGAATCCAGCAGCAAGAAGAGAGATGATGAATCATAA